One window of the Nocardia huaxiensis genome contains the following:
- the dnaE gene encoding DNA polymerase III subunit alpha → MSSSGSFVHLHNHTEYSMLDGAAKITPLFKEANRLGMTAVGMTDHGNMYGASEFYNSAKKNGIKPIIGIEAYIAPESRFNTKRVQWGDPSQKSDDVSGSGAYTHMTMVAENATGLRNLFKLSSLASIEGQLGKWARMDADIIAEHAAGIIATTGCPSGEVQTRLRLGHEREALEAAAKWQEIFGPENFFLEIMDHGLSIERRVREGLLEVGKKLGIPPLATNDCHYVHEHDAANHEALLCIQTGKTLSDPTRFKFDGSGYYLKSAEEMRAIWDAEVPGACDNTVLIGERVQSYDDVWAHRDRMPIFPVPEGETQASWLRHEVMKGLDRRFPNGVPPEYITRADYEIDVVNEMGFPAYFLIVADLITYARSVGINVGPGRGSAAGSLVAYAMGITNIDPIPHGLLFERFLNPERVSMPDIDIDFDDRRRGEMVRYATEKWGSDRVAQVITFGTIKTKAALKDSARVQFGQPGFAIADQISKALPPPIMAKDIPLSGIMDPEHERYKEAAEVRELINTNPDVNKIYETARGLEGLIRNAGVHACAVIMSSEPLTDAIPVWKRAQDGAIITGWDYPSCEAIGLLKMDFLGLRNLTVIGDCLQNMKANRGIDLDLDTLPLEDKATYELLARGDTLGVFQLDGGAMRDLLRRMQPTGFEDIVAVLALYRPGPMGMNAHNDYADRKNGRQEVKPIHPELEEPLKDILRDTYGLIVYQEQIMQIAQKVAGYSLGRADILRRAMGKKKAEVLEAEFEGFEKGMMENGFSKPAIKALWDTILPFAGYAFNKSHAAGYGLVSFWTAYLKANYPAEYMAGLLTSVGDDKDKAAVYLADCRRLGIQVLPPDVNESELEFASVGNDIRFGMGAVRNVGANVVASIIQARKEKSKFTDFSDYLNKIDAVACSKKVAESLIKAGAFDSLGHPRKGLMLVHSDAIDAVMSTKKAEAIGQFDLFGGLDDGDDSVASVFNVKVPDEEWDTKHKLALEREMLGLYVSGHPLHGVEHVLSNQSDTSIPTILEGDVKDGAQVTVGGILSTVTRRINKNGLAWASCQLEDLSGGIEVLFFPQSYSVYGMDVVEDAIVLVKARVSMRDDRVSLIANDLVVPDLSHIGVEKPVSVTIPTRLCTPDKIGALKRVLSSHPGTANVHIRHVGSRERTTVLKVADNLRVSPSSALMGDLKALLGPGCMAG, encoded by the coding sequence GTGTCGTCATCGGGATCATTCGTTCACCTGCACAATCACACCGAGTACTCGATGCTCGACGGCGCGGCGAAGATCACGCCTCTGTTCAAAGAGGCGAACCGGCTGGGCATGACCGCCGTCGGCATGACCGACCACGGCAATATGTACGGCGCCTCCGAGTTCTACAACTCCGCCAAGAAGAACGGCATCAAGCCGATCATCGGCATCGAGGCCTACATCGCGCCGGAATCGCGGTTCAACACCAAGCGTGTGCAGTGGGGCGACCCGTCGCAGAAGAGCGACGACGTGTCCGGTTCCGGTGCGTACACGCATATGACGATGGTGGCGGAGAACGCGACCGGTCTGCGCAACCTGTTCAAGCTGTCGTCGCTGGCGTCGATCGAGGGCCAGCTCGGCAAGTGGGCGCGTATGGACGCCGACATCATCGCCGAGCACGCCGCCGGCATCATCGCCACCACCGGCTGCCCCTCGGGCGAGGTGCAGACCCGCCTGCGCCTGGGCCACGAGCGCGAGGCCCTCGAAGCCGCGGCCAAGTGGCAGGAGATCTTCGGCCCGGAGAACTTCTTCCTCGAGATCATGGACCATGGCCTGTCCATCGAGCGCCGGGTGCGCGAGGGCCTGCTCGAGGTCGGCAAGAAGCTGGGCATTCCGCCGCTGGCCACCAACGACTGCCACTACGTGCACGAACACGACGCCGCCAATCACGAGGCGCTGCTGTGCATCCAGACCGGCAAGACCCTCTCGGATCCGACCCGCTTCAAGTTCGACGGCTCCGGCTACTACCTCAAATCCGCCGAGGAGATGCGCGCCATCTGGGACGCGGAGGTCCCCGGCGCGTGCGACAACACGGTCCTCATCGGCGAGCGCGTCCAGTCCTACGACGACGTCTGGGCGCACCGCGACCGCATGCCCATCTTCCCGGTCCCCGAGGGCGAGACGCAGGCCAGCTGGCTGCGCCACGAGGTGATGAAGGGCCTGGACCGCCGTTTCCCCAATGGCGTTCCGCCCGAATACATCACGCGCGCCGACTACGAGATCGACGTCGTCAACGAGATGGGCTTCCCGGCCTACTTCCTCATCGTCGCCGACCTCATCACCTACGCGCGTTCGGTCGGCATCAATGTCGGCCCGGGTCGAGGTTCGGCGGCCGGTTCGCTGGTCGCCTACGCCATGGGCATCACCAATATCGACCCGATCCCGCACGGCCTGCTGTTCGAGCGATTCCTCAATCCCGAGCGCGTGTCCATGCCCGATATCGATATCGACTTCGACGATCGCCGGCGCGGTGAAATGGTCCGCTACGCCACCGAGAAGTGGGGCAGCGATCGGGTCGCCCAGGTGATCACCTTCGGCACCATTAAAACCAAAGCGGCGCTGAAGGACTCGGCCCGCGTCCAGTTCGGCCAGCCCGGCTTCGCCATCGCCGATCAGATCTCCAAGGCGCTGCCGCCGCCGATCATGGCCAAGGACATTCCGCTGTCGGGCATCATGGATCCCGAGCACGAGCGGTACAAGGAAGCCGCCGAGGTCCGGGAGCTCATCAACACCAACCCGGACGTCAACAAGATCTACGAGACCGCGCGCGGCCTCGAGGGCCTGATCCGCAATGCCGGCGTGCACGCCTGCGCGGTCATCATGTCCTCCGAACCGCTCACCGACGCCATCCCGGTGTGGAAGCGGGCGCAGGACGGCGCCATCATCACCGGCTGGGACTACCCGAGCTGTGAGGCCATCGGCCTGTTGAAGATGGACTTCCTGGGTCTGCGCAACCTCACCGTCATCGGTGACTGCCTGCAGAACATGAAGGCCAACCGCGGCATCGACCTCGACCTCGACACGCTGCCGCTGGAGGACAAGGCCACCTACGAATTGCTCGCGCGCGGCGACACTCTCGGCGTGTTCCAGCTCGACGGTGGCGCCATGCGCGACCTGCTGCGCCGCATGCAGCCCACCGGGTTCGAGGACATCGTGGCCGTGCTCGCGCTGTACCGCCCCGGCCCCATGGGCATGAACGCCCACAATGACTACGCCGACCGCAAGAACGGGCGGCAAGAGGTCAAGCCCATCCACCCGGAGCTGGAAGAACCGCTCAAGGACATCCTGCGTGATACCTACGGCCTGATCGTGTATCAGGAGCAGATCATGCAGATCGCGCAGAAGGTGGCCGGGTACTCGCTCGGCCGAGCAGACATTCTGCGCCGCGCCATGGGTAAGAAGAAGGCCGAAGTCCTCGAGGCCGAATTCGAAGGCTTCGAGAAGGGCATGATGGAGAACGGCTTCTCCAAGCCCGCCATCAAGGCGCTGTGGGACACGATTCTTCCGTTCGCCGGATACGCGTTCAACAAGTCGCATGCCGCCGGCTACGGTCTGGTCTCCTTCTGGACCGCGTACCTCAAGGCCAACTATCCCGCCGAGTACATGGCCGGTCTGCTCACCTCCGTCGGTGACGACAAGGACAAGGCCGCCGTCTACCTGGCCGACTGCCGCCGCCTGGGTATCCAGGTGCTGCCCCCCGACGTCAACGAGTCCGAACTCGAATTCGCCTCCGTCGGCAACGACATTCGCTTCGGTATGGGCGCGGTGCGCAATGTCGGCGCGAACGTGGTGGCCTCGATCATCCAGGCGCGCAAGGAGAAGTCGAAGTTCACCGACTTCTCCGACTACCTGAACAAGATCGACGCCGTGGCCTGCTCCAAGAAGGTCGCCGAATCCCTCATCAAGGCAGGCGCTTTCGACTCGCTCGGGCATCCGCGCAAGGGCCTCATGCTGGTGCACTCCGACGCCATCGACGCGGTCATGTCGACCAAGAAGGCGGAGGCCATCGGCCAGTTCGACCTCTTCGGCGGCCTCGACGACGGCGACGATTCGGTGGCCAGCGTCTTCAATGTGAAGGTGCCCGACGAGGAATGGGACACCAAACACAAGCTCGCGCTCGAACGGGAAATGCTGGGCCTCTACGTGTCCGGGCATCCGCTGCACGGCGTCGAGCACGTGCTGTCCAACCAGTCCGACACCTCGATCCCGACCATTCTGGAAGGCGACGTCAAGGACGGCGCGCAGGTGACCGTCGGCGGCATCCTCTCCACGGTGACCCGGCGCATCAACAAGAACGGTCTGGCCTGGGCATCGTGTCAGCTGGAGGATCTGTCCGGCGGCATCGAGGTGCTGTTCTTCCCGCAGTCCTACTCGGTGTACGGCATGGATGTGGTCGAGGACGCCATCGTGCTGGTGAAGGCGCGCGTCAGCATGCGCGACGACCGCGTCTCGCTCATCGCCAATGACCTTGTGGTGCCGGATCTTTCGCATATCGGCGTGGAGAAGCCGGTATCGGTCACCATCCCGACCCGCCTGTGCACGCCGGACAAGATCGGCGCGCTCAAGCGCGTGCTGTCCAGCCATCCGGGCACCGCGAACGTGCACATCCGCCACGTCGGTTCGCGCGAGCGCACCACGGTATTGAAGGTGGCCGACAATCTGCGGGTGTCGCCGTCCTCGGCGCTCATGGGCGATTTGAAGGCGCTACTCGGCCCCGGCTGCATGGCGGGCTAG
- a CDS encoding beta-mannosidase, giving the protein MAALPRVRSLAVLLAVTAMVATACADPPHSVLTTSARQAPPMGGPPSAEAVVSASAEGLRLRGEPWWPSGFNGPQLATDYSINFGCGAEVDLDAFFSKVPQHALTRFALFQSFVVDKNTGELNFAAADRVFAAAEKYGRIILPVLSDQAGQCGNEIFKQRQWYVDGWRKTVEVPGRSVMSFADWVRTAVQRWRGSPVLAGWELVGEPEPSNCTGSSCELRHRTCPSDAPQVLRTFMDDAGALVRELDPHRLIYAGFVGGSQCGIARDAFRYVSESPGIDVVEFHDYSEDGNPLPGGPNNGLARRIALAKEIGKPLLVAELGEYGGSCETLDDRRDIVDRRITGQREAGTAGALIWAFVPDPRLDQCTYDVGPEDPLWGLVAAKSTLG; this is encoded by the coding sequence ATGGCGGCCCTACCGCGTGTGCGCAGTCTCGCCGTTCTGCTGGCCGTCACCGCGATGGTGGCGACGGCGTGTGCGGATCCGCCGCATTCGGTGCTCACCACCTCCGCCCGGCAGGCTCCGCCGATGGGCGGCCCGCCGTCCGCCGAGGCGGTGGTCAGCGCCTCAGCGGAGGGCCTGCGTCTGCGCGGGGAACCGTGGTGGCCTTCGGGATTCAACGGCCCGCAGCTGGCGACGGACTATTCGATCAACTTCGGCTGCGGCGCGGAGGTGGACCTCGACGCTTTCTTCAGCAAGGTGCCGCAGCATGCGCTGACCCGCTTCGCCCTGTTCCAGTCCTTCGTGGTCGACAAGAACACCGGCGAACTGAATTTCGCAGCCGCCGACCGGGTTTTCGCGGCGGCCGAGAAATACGGCCGGATCATTCTGCCGGTGCTGTCCGATCAGGCGGGACAGTGCGGCAACGAGATCTTCAAACAGCGCCAGTGGTACGTGGACGGCTGGCGCAAAACCGTCGAAGTGCCGGGGCGTTCGGTCATGAGCTTCGCGGACTGGGTGCGCACCGCCGTGCAACGCTGGCGTGGTTCCCCGGTGCTGGCGGGCTGGGAACTGGTCGGCGAACCCGAACCCAGCAACTGCACCGGCAGCAGTTGCGAACTGCGCCACCGCACCTGCCCGTCCGATGCCCCGCAGGTGCTGCGCACGTTCATGGACGACGCGGGAGCACTGGTCCGTGAGCTGGACCCGCATCGGCTCATCTACGCCGGATTCGTGGGCGGCAGCCAATGCGGGATCGCGCGCGACGCCTTCCGCTATGTCAGCGAGTCACCCGGGATCGACGTGGTGGAGTTCCACGACTATTCCGAGGACGGCAATCCGCTGCCCGGCGGCCCCAACAACGGCCTGGCCCGGCGCATCGCCCTGGCGAAGGAGATCGGAAAGCCGCTGCTGGTGGCCGAACTCGGCGAATACGGCGGTTCCTGCGAAACCTTGGACGATCGTCGCGACATCGTGGACCGCCGCATCACCGGCCAGCGCGAGGCGGGCACCGCGGGCGCGCTGATCTGGGCATTCGTCCCCGACCCCCGGCTCGACCAATGCACCTACGACGTCGGCCCGGAGGACCCGCTGTGGGGTCTGGTGGCCGCCAAGTCCACGCTGGGCTAG
- a CDS encoding ArnT family glycosyltransferase encodes MTSGTVEAERPGIAVAAGNRRRSRVPRWIFAGSALLYLATGTFLTAGRGYLMGDALSRVSATESALFSRDPHLSAIGFVFTPLTSLAQLPFVAFEPWFPGITRWGLSGVLMTSLFMAGAVVMIWGVGTDRGAPAWLCGVVTGVFALNPMVIFYGGNGMSEALFLFCLCWAVRRLMRWVRTDGVHDLVACGLALGLGYLTRYDALAPAAVAGIVVFVLSYRRRRAEEHRFSGAAMDLVLVAAPSVLAFVVWAGTSWLITGQAFQQFTSQYGNTAILAQSGAQPPSHPFEAVQYSIAATLILAPTLPLLLPITGALAVRRRDPVPLVPMLLCGSVLGFQALSYASGSTFAFLRFYVAAIPLTAILAFLLIPARGLPPSRRLGEHAEHMAMTRERTAPSAAASAVAVSVLLLASLPITARGMDDQLLAVQEYAVTEVLFPDPDNVSDKHLDQARIAATFSTERRIADHLDAMDLPPGSIVMDTVYGFAVQVASKHPQRFVIPSDRDFVRTLNAPAEHGVIYLLTVPNTGRGTSDALNRRYPTIYENGAQIATLALEIPNDGAGQPNWRLYRVIGS; translated from the coding sequence ATGACCAGCGGCACAGTCGAAGCGGAGCGGCCCGGCATCGCCGTGGCGGCCGGGAACCGGCGTCGGTCGAGGGTGCCGCGCTGGATCTTCGCCGGTTCCGCGCTGCTGTACCTGGCGACCGGAACATTCCTGACCGCCGGGCGCGGGTATCTCATGGGCGACGCGCTGAGCCGGGTGTCGGCCACGGAATCGGCGCTGTTCAGCCGGGATCCGCACCTGTCTGCCATCGGATTCGTCTTCACCCCGCTCACCTCGCTGGCGCAGCTGCCGTTCGTGGCCTTCGAGCCGTGGTTCCCGGGGATCACCCGGTGGGGTCTATCGGGTGTGCTGATGACCTCGCTGTTCATGGCCGGCGCGGTCGTCATGATCTGGGGTGTCGGCACCGATCGCGGTGCGCCGGCCTGGTTGTGCGGCGTGGTGACCGGGGTGTTCGCGCTGAATCCGATGGTGATCTTCTACGGCGGCAACGGAATGAGCGAGGCGCTGTTCCTGTTCTGCCTGTGCTGGGCGGTGCGGCGGCTCATGCGCTGGGTGCGCACCGACGGCGTGCACGATCTGGTGGCCTGCGGTCTCGCGCTCGGTCTCGGGTATCTGACCCGCTACGACGCGCTCGCACCGGCCGCGGTCGCCGGGATCGTCGTCTTCGTGCTGAGCTATCGGCGGCGGCGGGCCGAGGAGCATCGATTCAGCGGGGCGGCAATGGATCTGGTGCTGGTCGCCGCGCCGTCGGTGCTGGCGTTCGTGGTGTGGGCGGGCACCAGCTGGCTCATCACCGGGCAGGCATTCCAGCAGTTCACCTCGCAGTACGGCAATACCGCGATCCTGGCGCAGTCCGGGGCGCAGCCGCCGAGCCATCCGTTCGAGGCGGTGCAGTACTCGATCGCGGCCACGCTGATCCTCGCGCCGACGCTGCCGCTGCTGCTGCCGATCACCGGTGCGCTCGCGGTGCGCCGCCGTGATCCGGTGCCGCTGGTGCCGATGCTGTTGTGCGGATCGGTGCTCGGCTTCCAGGCGCTGAGTTACGCGAGCGGCTCCACCTTCGCCTTCCTGCGGTTCTATGTGGCGGCCATCCCGTTGACCGCGATCCTCGCGTTCCTGCTGATTCCGGCGCGGGGCCTGCCTCCGTCCCGACGACTCGGCGAACACGCCGAACACATGGCGATGACGCGGGAACGCACCGCACCGAGTGCGGCGGCGAGCGCGGTGGCCGTGAGCGTGCTGCTGCTGGCGTCGCTGCCGATCACCGCGCGCGGCATGGACGATCAGCTGCTGGCCGTGCAGGAGTACGCAGTGACCGAGGTGCTGTTCCCGGATCCGGACAATGTCTCCGACAAGCATCTGGATCAGGCGCGTATCGCCGCCACGTTCTCCACCGAACGCCGGATCGCCGACCATCTCGACGCCATGGACCTGCCGCCGGGGTCCATCGTCATGGATACCGTGTACGGCTTCGCCGTGCAGGTCGCCTCGAAACACCCGCAGCGCTTCGTCATTCCCTCCGATCGCGATTTCGTGCGCACCCTCAACGCACCCGCCGAACACGGGGTGATCTATCTGCTCACCGTTCCCAATACCGGGCGCGGCACCTCCGATGCGCTCAATCGGCGCTACCCGACGATCTACGAGAACGGTGCGCAGATCGCCACTCTGGCTCTGGAGATCCCCAATGATGGTGCCGGACAGCCGAACTGGCGGCTGTACCGGGTGATCGGCAGCTAG
- a CDS encoding glycosyltransferase, whose product MTSELPGLATPGERERALRAAVRGLRDHDPMASASVAFLPWQRNTAIAVAVLTVVCAVVFPMPTLIAVMAVCTLGYTAVMVDRVVIFARGMARDAILTIDDETARAIPESELPAYTILVPAYGEPEVVGDLIAALNGLEYPRDRMQALLLLEEDDTPTIEAARRAGIGEPGSEHITIVLVPAADPRTKPKACNYGLHAATGDFVTIYDAEDIPDPLQLRRVVAAFATLPRSVVCVQAKLAFHNARQNLLTAWFTMDYGLWFSFLLPGLMRSNAPIPLGGTSNHFRRSVLVSIGAWDPHNVTEDADLGVRIAARGYATAVIDSVTLEEANPDAINWIRQRSRWYKGYLQSWLVHVRRPVALWRELGAVSFLRFTLILAGTPIIACLNLVFWFVTLAWILGQPRVIEAMFPAAVYFPALLALVLGNAATVYMNMVACRENGRPDLLVACLTSPLYWLLMAIASAKGCWQLLRNPSYWEKTFHGLGNATEGAE is encoded by the coding sequence ATGACGAGCGAACTCCCCGGCCTGGCCACCCCCGGCGAACGTGAGCGCGCCCTGCGTGCGGCGGTGCGCGGACTGCGCGACCACGACCCCATGGCCTCGGCGTCGGTGGCTTTCCTGCCCTGGCAACGGAATACGGCGATCGCGGTGGCAGTGCTGACCGTGGTGTGCGCGGTCGTGTTCCCCATGCCGACGCTCATCGCGGTGATGGCGGTGTGCACCCTGGGCTACACCGCGGTCATGGTGGACCGCGTGGTGATCTTCGCGCGCGGCATGGCCCGCGACGCCATCCTGACCATCGACGACGAGACCGCCCGCGCCATACCGGAATCCGAACTGCCCGCCTACACCATCCTGGTCCCGGCCTACGGCGAACCCGAAGTGGTGGGCGATCTCATCGCCGCCCTCAACGGCCTGGAGTATCCGCGCGACAGGATGCAGGCGCTGCTGCTGCTCGAGGAGGACGACACCCCCACCATCGAAGCCGCCCGGCGGGCCGGCATCGGCGAACCGGGCAGTGAGCACATCACCATCGTGCTGGTGCCCGCCGCCGATCCGCGCACCAAACCCAAAGCCTGCAACTACGGATTGCACGCCGCCACCGGTGATTTCGTCACCATCTACGATGCCGAGGACATTCCGGATCCGCTGCAGCTGCGCCGGGTGGTGGCGGCCTTCGCGACATTGCCGCGCTCGGTGGTGTGTGTACAGGCCAAACTGGCTTTCCACAATGCCCGGCAGAACCTGCTCACCGCCTGGTTCACCATGGACTACGGGCTGTGGTTCAGCTTCTTGCTGCCGGGGCTGATGCGCAGCAACGCACCGATTCCGCTGGGCGGCACCTCCAATCACTTCCGGCGCAGCGTGCTGGTGTCCATCGGGGCCTGGGATCCGCACAATGTCACCGAGGACGCGGATCTGGGCGTGCGGATCGCGGCACGCGGATATGCCACGGCCGTCATCGATTCCGTCACGCTCGAGGAGGCCAACCCGGACGCCATCAACTGGATCCGGCAGCGCTCCCGGTGGTACAAGGGCTATCTGCAGAGCTGGCTGGTGCATGTGCGCCGGCCGGTCGCGCTGTGGCGTGAGCTCGGCGCGGTGAGCTTCCTGCGCTTCACGCTCATCCTGGCCGGGACGCCGATCATCGCCTGCCTCAATCTGGTGTTCTGGTTCGTGACGCTGGCCTGGATTCTGGGGCAGCCCCGCGTGATCGAGGCGATGTTCCCGGCCGCGGTCTACTTCCCCGCGCTGCTGGCCCTGGTGCTGGGGAACGCGGCGACGGTGTACATGAACATGGTCGCCTGCCGGGAGAACGGACGGCCCGATCTGCTGGTGGCCTGCCTCACCTCCCCGCTGTACTGGCTGCTCATGGCGATCGCCTCGGCCAAGGGATGCTGGCAGCTGCTGCGCAATCCGTCCTACTGGGAGAAGACCTTCCACGGTCTGGGCAATGCCACGGAGGGCGCGGAATGA
- a CDS encoding MspA family porin has translation MDSKLGIFSLFITGATFLYPASAHAEVEPLPPHERIYQTVNGSFTVGHREEIINRLAPLNMVGTTREALVSNIAYGQLAGPFTGTLKTGYHVGCAVNTGAGTIGVTPDLTLGATIPLGDGAPNLALGANPNPVATLNLTAGEVKEVPVAEKEIVSGAGQIVIRDFHIIVNQCTGPVAIRHYTYLFTKSPAVDDSGAVFGEPTWL, from the coding sequence GTGGACAGCAAACTCGGAATTTTCAGCCTGTTCATTACCGGGGCCACCTTCCTGTATCCCGCGTCGGCGCATGCCGAAGTCGAACCCCTGCCACCGCACGAACGCATCTATCAAACGGTGAACGGCAGTTTCACGGTCGGCCATCGCGAGGAGATCATCAACCGGCTCGCGCCACTCAATATGGTGGGCACCACCCGTGAGGCGCTGGTCAGCAATATCGCCTACGGACAGCTCGCCGGACCCTTCACCGGCACCCTCAAGACCGGCTATCACGTGGGGTGCGCGGTCAACACCGGCGCCGGCACCATCGGCGTCACCCCCGACCTGACGCTCGGCGCCACCATCCCGCTGGGTGACGGCGCACCCAATCTCGCCCTCGGCGCGAACCCCAATCCCGTTGCGACACTGAACCTCACCGCCGGTGAGGTGAAAGAGGTGCCGGTCGCCGAGAAGGAGATCGTCTCCGGCGCGGGGCAGATCGTCATCCGGGACTTCCACATCATCGTCAATCAGTGCACCGGACCGGTGGCCATCCGGCACTACACCTATCTCTTCACGAAATCCCCCGCGGTCGACGACAGCGGCGCGGTGTTCGGCGAACCCACTTGGCTGTAG
- a CDS encoding nitroreductase family deazaflavin-dependent oxidoreductase: MPLTGEYEPSTTDWAREQAEKFEASNGAEANTMQGKPIILLTTRGAKSGKLRKTPLMRVEHNGEYAVVASLGGAPKHPVWYWNIKADPHVDLRDGAVVKDYDAREVTGDEKALWWKRAVEVWPAYDDYTKKTTREIPVFVLTPRD, from the coding sequence ATGCCACTAACCGGAGAGTACGAACCCAGCACTACCGACTGGGCCCGTGAACAGGCCGAGAAGTTCGAGGCATCCAATGGTGCCGAGGCCAACACCATGCAGGGCAAGCCGATCATTCTGCTCACCACGCGCGGCGCCAAATCCGGCAAACTCCGCAAGACCCCCCTCATGCGGGTCGAGCACAATGGCGAATACGCGGTCGTCGCCTCCCTCGGCGGCGCCCCCAAGCACCCGGTCTGGTACTGGAACATCAAGGCCGACCCGCACGTCGACCTCCGCGACGGCGCCGTCGTCAAGGACTACGACGCCCGCGAGGTCACCGGCGACGAAAAGGCCCTCTGGTGGAAGCGCGCCGTCGAAGTCTGGCCCGCCTACGACGACTACACCAAGAAGACCACCCGAGAAATCCCGGTCTTCGTCCTCACTCCCCGCGACTGA
- the ilvA gene encoding threonine ammonia-lyase IlvA produces MYRVSDPLVVAEKVSGPLPELSADEIDAAAKRISDIIEPTPLQRIARLSALTGAEVYLKREDLTAVRSYKLRGAYNLIVQLTAAERAAGVVAASAGNHAQGVAFACKAMGITGRIYVPTTTPKQKRDRIRVHGGEFVQLIATGDTYDAAAAAAAADVERTGATMVPPFDDPRTAAGQGTIAAEFLEQLGRAPDLVIVPVGGGGCLAGIGTYLRERSPGTAILGVEPAGAASMTAALVAGGPVTLPEIDPFVDGASVKRIGAVPYQAVSRFGGQVRSHASLPLLTTTESASGAASFRMMHVDEGAICTTMLELYQNEGIVAEPAGALSVTALHELEIEPGSTVVCLLSGGNNDVSRYGEVIERSLVHQGLKHYFLVDFPQEPGALRRFLDEVLGPDDDITVFEYVKRNNRETGAALVGIELGTPSGLEPLLKRMDQAPIQCERLDPNSPAYRYLT; encoded by the coding sequence ATGTACCGGGTGTCTGATCCGCTTGTTGTAGCTGAGAAAGTGTCCGGTCCGCTGCCTGAACTGAGCGCGGACGAGATCGACGCGGCCGCCAAGCGAATTTCCGACATTATCGAGCCGACGCCGTTGCAGCGGATCGCACGGCTGTCGGCGCTGACCGGGGCTGAGGTCTACCTCAAGCGGGAGGACCTCACCGCCGTGCGCAGCTACAAGTTGCGCGGGGCGTACAACCTCATCGTTCAGCTGACCGCCGCCGAGCGGGCCGCCGGCGTGGTGGCCGCCAGCGCCGGAAACCACGCACAGGGTGTGGCTTTCGCGTGCAAGGCCATGGGCATCACCGGCCGCATCTACGTGCCGACCACCACCCCGAAGCAGAAACGCGACCGAATCCGCGTGCACGGCGGCGAATTCGTGCAACTCATCGCCACCGGCGACACCTACGATGCCGCCGCCGCGGCCGCCGCCGCGGACGTGGAGCGCACCGGCGCGACCATGGTGCCGCCGTTCGACGATCCGCGCACCGCGGCCGGCCAGGGCACCATTGCCGCCGAATTCCTCGAACAGCTCGGCCGCGCGCCGGATCTGGTGATCGTGCCGGTGGGCGGCGGCGGCTGCCTGGCCGGTATCGGCACCTATCTGCGCGAGCGTTCGCCCGGCACCGCCATCCTCGGTGTGGAACCGGCGGGTGCGGCCTCCATGACGGCCGCGCTGGTCGCCGGGGGACCGGTGACGCTGCCGGAGATCGACCCGTTCGTGGATGGCGCGTCGGTCAAGCGCATCGGCGCGGTGCCGTATCAGGCGGTGTCGCGCTTCGGTGGCCAGGTGCGCTCGCACGCCTCGCTGCCTTTGCTGACCACCACCGAATCCGCTTCGGGTGCAGCCTCTTTCCGCATGATGCACGTCGACGAGGGCGCCATCTGCACCACCATGCTGGAGCTGTACCAGAACGAGGGCATCGTCGCCGAGCCCGCGGGTGCGCTGTCGGTGACGGCGCTGCACGAGCTCGAGATCGAACCCGGCTCGACCGTGGTGTGCCTGCTGTCCGGCGGCAACAACGATGTCTCCCGCTACGGCGAGGTCATCGAGCGCTCGCTGGTGCATCAGGGTCTGAAGCACTATTTCCTGGTGGACTTCCCGCAGGAGCCGGGTGCGCTGCGCCGCTTCCTGGACGAGGTGCTGGGCCCCGACGACGACATCACCGTGTTCGAATACGTCAAGCGCAACAACCGGGAAACCGGTGCGGCGCTGGTCGGTATCGAGCTGGGCACGCCGTCCGGTCTGGAGCCGCTGCTCAAGCGCATGGACCAGGCGCCGATCCAGTGCGAGCGGCTGGATCCGAATTCCCCGGCCTACCGCTATCTGACCTGA